Proteins found in one Brevibacillus brevis genomic segment:
- the hisS gene encoding histidine--tRNA ligase: MTRIQIPRGTQDIMPGTVELWHYVEAKARDLCRRSNYAEIRTPLFESTELFQRGVGETTDIVEKEMYSVANPRSTDALTLRPEGTAGVVRSYVENKLYGVPNQPTKLYYLGPMFRHERPQAGRYRQFVQFGAEAIGSSDPAIDAEVIGLAIRLYQELGLTGLSVELNSVGTVEDRARHREHLLAHLNGVRSELCEDCQSRIDRNPLRVLDCKNEKCKRLTMDAPSILDYLSEESAAHFEAVQNYLTALDIPFHVNPRLVRGLDYYTLTAFEIKMAEIGAVETLCGGGRYNGLVAELGGDDMPGIGFALSIERLLLALEKQGVQLPISGGIDCFVVVQTPEAKTTAFVLVDQLRQAGIAAELDYLDRKMKAQLKQADRLQARFTAIIGESELANGTVVLKEMATGEQQEVKREELIAVLAAKVNQ; encoded by the coding sequence ATGACAAGAATCCAGATCCCACGCGGTACGCAGGATATCATGCCTGGTACTGTAGAGCTGTGGCACTACGTGGAGGCCAAGGCCCGCGATCTGTGTCGCCGCTCCAATTACGCGGAAATTCGTACACCGCTGTTTGAGAGCACAGAGTTGTTCCAACGGGGTGTAGGCGAGACCACGGATATCGTGGAAAAAGAAATGTACAGTGTAGCCAATCCGCGCAGTACGGATGCCCTCACGCTGCGCCCAGAAGGGACAGCGGGTGTTGTGCGCTCCTACGTGGAAAACAAGCTGTACGGTGTGCCTAATCAGCCGACCAAGCTGTACTACTTAGGACCGATGTTCCGTCACGAGCGTCCGCAAGCAGGCCGCTATCGCCAATTCGTGCAGTTCGGTGCAGAAGCGATCGGTTCAAGCGATCCAGCGATCGATGCAGAAGTCATTGGCCTTGCGATACGTCTGTATCAGGAGCTCGGATTGACAGGACTTTCTGTGGAATTGAACAGCGTAGGTACAGTAGAAGACCGGGCGCGTCACCGTGAGCATTTACTCGCACATTTGAACGGTGTTCGCTCCGAGCTGTGCGAGGATTGCCAGTCTCGTATCGATCGCAATCCGTTGCGCGTGCTCGATTGCAAAAATGAAAAATGCAAAAGACTGACGATGGATGCTCCGTCCATTTTGGACTACTTGAGCGAGGAATCCGCGGCACACTTCGAAGCCGTACAAAACTATTTGACCGCGCTTGATATTCCGTTTCATGTAAATCCGCGCCTGGTGCGCGGCTTGGATTACTACACACTGACCGCATTTGAAATCAAAATGGCGGAGATCGGTGCGGTAGAAACGCTATGTGGCGGTGGGCGCTACAACGGACTGGTTGCAGAGCTGGGCGGCGACGATATGCCGGGCATCGGATTCGCACTCAGTATCGAGCGTCTGCTATTGGCTCTGGAAAAGCAAGGCGTTCAACTGCCAATCTCGGGTGGCATCGACTGCTTCGTAGTGGTGCAGACACCAGAAGCGAAAACAACAGCCTTCGTACTCGTCGACCAATTGCGCCAGGCGGGGATTGCGGCTGAGCTGGATTATCTGGATCGGAAAATGAAAGCACAGCTGAAGCAAGCAGATCGTTTACAGGCTCGCTTTACTGCGATCATCGGTGAGTCTGAATTAGCGAATGGCACGGTTGTTCTAAAGGAAATGGCAACAGGCGAGCAACAAGAAGTGAAACGCGAGGAACTCATTGCTGTACTCGCTGCAAAAGTAAATCAATAA
- the aspS gene encoding aspartate--tRNA ligase, protein MSWQYRTVHGGEVTKAHVGQEVVLNGWVQKRRDLGGVIFIDFRDRTGIVQIVFNPEYNKEAWEAADKVRSEYVLVVKGKVVNRAPEAVNPKLKTGEVEVHISEIEILNDAKTPPFLIEDEIDVDEQVRLKYRYLDLRRPEMQRSLLLRSKAAKAFRDYLDENNFLEIETPILQKSTPEGARDYLVPSRVHPGEFYALPQSPQLFKQLLMVSGLERYYQIARCFRDEDLRADRQPEFTQVDIETSFLSMEEILPMMEKMVAHVFKQTIGVDVPTPFPRLTYADAMARYGSDKPDVRFGMELTDVSDLVATSDFKVFAAAVAGGGQVKAINAKGCGHYSRKEADDLGKFASRYGAKGLAWIGFKDGEVKGPIAKFFKEEELNEMKARLAVEEGDLLLFVADKPKVVADALGALRSKLGAELGLIDQSQFAFLWVVDFPLVEWDEDAKRYVALHHPFTRPKDEDLHLFDTDPGQMRAQAYDMVLNGYELGGGSMRIFKREVQEKMFTALGFTPEEARKQFGFLMDAFEYGTPPHGGIALGLDRLIMLLAGRTNLREVIAFPKTASASDLMVNAPDVVDGKQLKELSIATIVTEEEKVEA, encoded by the coding sequence ATGTCTTGGCAATATCGCACCGTACATGGTGGAGAAGTAACAAAAGCACACGTTGGACAGGAAGTCGTACTGAACGGATGGGTACAAAAGCGCCGCGACCTCGGAGGCGTCATCTTCATCGACTTCCGTGACCGCACTGGCATCGTCCAAATCGTATTCAACCCGGAGTACAACAAAGAAGCTTGGGAAGCGGCTGACAAGGTTCGCAGCGAATACGTACTGGTTGTAAAAGGGAAAGTAGTAAACCGTGCACCAGAAGCAGTCAATCCAAAGCTGAAAACAGGCGAAGTAGAAGTGCACATCTCCGAAATTGAAATCCTGAACGATGCAAAAACGCCTCCGTTCCTGATTGAAGATGAGATCGATGTAGATGAACAAGTTCGTCTGAAATACCGCTACCTCGACTTGCGCCGTCCGGAAATGCAGCGCTCCCTGCTTTTGCGTAGTAAAGCAGCAAAAGCTTTCCGTGACTACCTGGATGAGAACAACTTCCTGGAAATCGAAACACCAATTCTCCAGAAGAGCACGCCTGAGGGCGCACGTGACTACCTCGTGCCTTCCCGTGTACATCCAGGCGAGTTCTACGCCCTGCCGCAATCGCCACAGCTGTTCAAACAGCTTTTGATGGTATCCGGTTTGGAGCGCTATTACCAAATCGCACGTTGCTTCCGTGACGAAGACCTGCGTGCTGACCGTCAGCCTGAATTTACCCAGGTGGACATTGAAACCTCTTTCCTGTCTATGGAAGAAATCCTGCCAATGATGGAAAAGATGGTCGCTCACGTATTCAAGCAAACGATTGGCGTAGACGTACCGACTCCATTCCCTCGTCTCACGTATGCGGATGCCATGGCGCGTTACGGTTCTGACAAACCAGACGTACGCTTCGGCATGGAGCTGACGGACGTATCTGATCTGGTTGCGACAAGCGACTTCAAGGTGTTTGCAGCAGCAGTAGCTGGCGGCGGACAAGTAAAAGCGATCAATGCAAAAGGTTGCGGACACTACTCCCGTAAAGAAGCAGACGACTTGGGCAAATTCGCTTCCCGTTATGGCGCGAAGGGCTTGGCTTGGATCGGCTTCAAAGACGGAGAGGTCAAAGGGCCAATTGCGAAATTCTTTAAAGAAGAAGAGCTTAACGAGATGAAAGCACGCTTGGCGGTAGAAGAAGGCGACTTGCTCCTGTTCGTTGCTGACAAACCAAAAGTAGTAGCAGATGCGCTGGGTGCTCTTCGCTCCAAGCTGGGTGCTGAACTTGGTCTGATTGACCAAAGCCAGTTTGCATTCCTCTGGGTAGTAGACTTCCCGCTGGTTGAGTGGGATGAGGATGCAAAACGTTACGTTGCCCTGCACCATCCGTTCACACGTCCAAAAGACGAAGACCTGCACCTGTTCGACACCGATCCAGGTCAAATGCGCGCACAAGCGTACGACATGGTTCTCAACGGATACGAGCTCGGCGGAGGTTCCATGCGAATCTTCAAGCGCGAAGTCCAAGAAAAAATGTTTACCGCCCTTGGCTTTACACCAGAAGAGGCGCGGAAACAATTCGGCTTCCTCATGGATGCATTCGAGTACGGTACACCTCCACACGGTGGAATTGCTCTTGGATTGGACCGTCTGATCATGCTCTTGGCTGGCCGCACCAACCTGCGCGAAGTCATCGCATTCCCGAAAACAGCAAGTGCGAGCGACCTGATGGTAAACGCACCAGATGTCGTAGACGGAAAACAATTGAAAGAGCTGTCCATTGCAACAATTGTCACAGAAGAAGAAAAGGTAGAAGCGTAA
- a CDS encoding tRNA threonylcarbamoyladenosine dehydratase, translating into MLHQFSRCELAFGPEGLEKMKNSRVAVLGIGGVGSFTVEALARTGVGKLILVDKDVVDITNINRQIHATLNTVGQKKAELMKERIATINPECEVVTLNMFYNEETAHELFEHELDYIVDAMDTMSAKLHVIKEAKRRNIPIISSMGAANKMDPTRFEVADISQTSYDPIAKVIRRELRKSGIYKGVKVVYSREIPVTVRVDVREQIVSNPDSPISKVRMPPASNAFVPSVAGLILASVVARDILEWQPVKG; encoded by the coding sequence ATGCTTCATCAATTTTCTCGTTGTGAATTGGCCTTCGGTCCCGAAGGTTTGGAAAAAATGAAAAATAGTCGCGTTGCTGTATTAGGGATTGGCGGAGTCGGTTCCTTTACAGTAGAAGCACTCGCGCGTACAGGTGTAGGCAAGCTCATTTTGGTAGATAAGGATGTAGTAGACATCACAAACATCAACCGCCAAATCCACGCGACGCTGAACACAGTCGGTCAAAAAAAGGCTGAGCTCATGAAGGAACGTATTGCGACGATCAATCCAGAGTGCGAGGTCGTTACACTGAATATGTTCTACAATGAAGAAACAGCGCATGAGCTGTTTGAGCATGAACTGGATTACATCGTGGATGCGATGGATACCATGTCCGCAAAGCTACATGTAATTAAGGAAGCGAAGCGTCGCAATATCCCTATTATTTCTAGCATGGGTGCGGCGAACAAAATGGACCCGACCCGTTTTGAGGTTGCCGATATTTCCCAAACGAGTTATGATCCGATTGCAAAGGTCATTCGTCGTGAGCTGCGGAAAAGCGGTATCTACAAAGGGGTAAAAGTGGTATATTCCCGTGAGATTCCCGTAACCGTACGTGTAGATGTACGCGAACAGATCGTTTCCAACCCGGACTCACCGATTAGTAAAGTGCGGATGCCTCCAGCAAGTAATGCTTTCGTGCCTTCTGTAGCTGGTTTAATTTTGGCCAGTGTAGTGGCAAGAGATATTTTGGAGTGGCAGCCTGTAAAAGGATAG
- a CDS encoding AAA family ATPase, whose protein sequence is MDDLFTFAYDQQGGGKQKPLAARMRPKTIQDVIGQSHILAPGKLLRRAIEADQVSSVIFYGPPGTGKTTLAKVIARTTRTHFSELNAVTAGVADIRKVVDAAKERLVMDSQRTTLFVDEIHRFNKSQQDALLPYVEEGTIILIGATTENPFFEVNPALLSRSQVFSLQSLSHEELKQVMDRALTDEENGLAELFVTVEPEAAEHLIQYAEGDARRLLNALELAVTTTQPGADGRITVTLDVAVESIQRRAVRYDKSGDNHYDTISAFIKSIRGSDPDAALYWLARMIDAGEDPRFISRRLVISASEDIGNADPQAITVAISCFQAVELVGMPEGRIPLAQATTYLATAPKSNAAYNGINSALDRIRTDGHKQVPIHLRDSAYKGAAKLGHGQGYLYPHNYPYGYVPQQYLPDGVNYSFYQPKDHGYERHIRRFQEERQKMDERGLPRKNSPE, encoded by the coding sequence ATGGATGATTTATTCACGTTTGCCTATGACCAGCAGGGTGGCGGCAAACAGAAGCCATTGGCTGCGCGGATGCGGCCGAAAACGATTCAGGATGTAATCGGGCAATCGCATATTTTAGCTCCTGGAAAGCTGCTCCGACGCGCGATTGAAGCAGATCAAGTGTCCTCTGTCATTTTTTACGGACCTCCAGGAACAGGGAAAACAACACTGGCAAAAGTCATTGCCCGAACCACACGTACGCATTTCTCCGAGTTAAATGCCGTTACGGCTGGTGTCGCTGACATTCGCAAAGTGGTAGATGCGGCAAAGGAACGGCTCGTCATGGATAGTCAGCGGACAACCTTGTTCGTAGACGAGATACACCGCTTCAATAAATCGCAACAGGACGCCCTTCTTCCTTATGTGGAGGAAGGCACGATTATTTTGATCGGCGCTACGACGGAGAATCCTTTTTTCGAGGTGAATCCGGCGCTTTTGTCGCGTTCACAAGTATTTTCCCTTCAATCGCTTTCTCATGAGGAATTGAAGCAGGTCATGGATCGGGCCCTTACTGATGAAGAAAATGGATTGGCAGAGCTATTTGTCACCGTAGAACCGGAAGCGGCTGAGCATTTGATTCAATACGCTGAAGGGGATGCCAGGCGATTGCTCAATGCATTGGAACTGGCGGTGACAACGACGCAACCAGGAGCGGATGGAAGAATTACGGTGACATTGGACGTCGCCGTAGAATCCATTCAGCGCAGGGCTGTACGCTACGATAAGAGTGGGGACAACCATTACGATACGATCTCTGCTTTTATTAAATCCATTCGTGGATCTGATCCCGATGCAGCTCTTTACTGGTTGGCAAGGATGATTGATGCTGGAGAAGATCCGCGGTTTATTTCTCGCCGTTTGGTCATTTCGGCTTCAGAGGACATCGGAAATGCTGACCCGCAAGCGATCACAGTTGCGATTTCCTGCTTTCAGGCGGTAGAATTGGTGGGGATGCCTGAAGGGCGTATCCCTTTAGCACAAGCGACGACGTACCTGGCAACCGCCCCCAAAAGCAATGCCGCTTACAACGGAATTAATTCCGCGTTGGATCGTATCCGAACGGATGGTCACAAGCAAGTGCCGATTCATCTGCGAGATTCTGCTTACAAGGGAGCTGCGAAGCTGGGACACGGTCAGGGATATCTGTACCCTCATAACTATCCATATGGATATGTACCTCAACAGTATCTGCCTGACGGTGTAAACTACTCGTTCTACCAGCCAAAGGATCACGGCTATGAGCGTCACATTCGCCGCTTCCAGGAAGAAAGACAGAAGATGGATGAGCGTGGATTGCCAAGGAAAAACTCCCCCGAATAA
- the cymR gene encoding cysteine metabolism transcriptional regulator CymR, producing MKISTKGRYGLTIMMELANRCGEGPTSLRSIAQKHDLSEHYLEQLIAPLRNAGLVKSIRGAYGGYVLAKQPDEISAGDVIRVLEGPISPVEFAEEEDPAKRFLWLRIRDSISSVLDSTSLQDLISFEDDGPADNYMFYI from the coding sequence GTGAAGATTTCAACGAAAGGACGTTACGGGCTGACGATCATGATGGAATTGGCCAACCGTTGCGGTGAAGGGCCGACTTCCCTGCGGAGCATCGCCCAAAAACACGATTTGTCCGAGCATTATTTGGAGCAATTGATTGCACCTCTGCGTAACGCGGGTTTGGTAAAAAGCATTCGTGGCGCATATGGAGGTTACGTTCTGGCAAAGCAGCCGGATGAGATTTCTGCTGGAGATGTGATTCGCGTGCTGGAAGGACCGATCAGCCCTGTGGAATTTGCAGAGGAAGAAGATCCGGCTAAGCGTTTTTTATGGCTGCGTATTCGGGATAGTATTTCTTCTGTTCTGGATTCGACCTCTCTTCAAGACTTGATCAGCTTTGAAGACGATGGTCCTGCCGATAATTATATGTTTTACATCTAG
- a CDS encoding cysteine desulfurase family protein: MSDRMYFDHAATTPVHPRVVAAMTPYLTQVYGNPSSVHGAGREARKALEHARDTIADFMDADPQSLIFTSGGTEADNMAIIGAAMAQRERGRHVITSQIEHHAVLHACEFLEQAGFEVTYLPVDQTGMVHLEDLKQAVRPDTVLVSIMYGNNEVGTIQPIEEIGTFLREKGIVFHTDAVQAFGVLPVHARKLPVDMLSVSAHKINGPKGVGALYLARKVPFSPILHGGSQERKRRAGTENLAGIVGFAEATKVAREEMAERVEKYEQMKAAMIAVWQEAGITFCLNGHREQTLPHILNVSFPGAHTETMLMNLDIAKIAAASGSACTSGSLELSHVLKAMHLDDKIALSAIRFSFGITNTVEEAKQAATAVAAIVKRLVRE; this comes from the coding sequence GTGTCAGATCGAATGTATTTTGACCATGCAGCTACTACGCCCGTTCATCCGCGGGTAGTTGCTGCTATGACTCCCTATTTGACGCAAGTATACGGGAATCCATCCAGTGTCCATGGTGCTGGTCGCGAAGCGCGAAAAGCGTTGGAGCATGCGAGAGATACGATTGCAGACTTTATGGATGCTGATCCGCAATCGCTTATCTTTACGAGTGGCGGGACAGAAGCCGACAATATGGCAATCATTGGCGCTGCAATGGCACAGCGCGAACGTGGTCGTCACGTCATTACTTCGCAGATCGAGCATCATGCGGTCTTGCATGCTTGTGAGTTTTTGGAGCAGGCAGGATTTGAAGTGACATACTTGCCTGTTGACCAGACAGGCATGGTTCATTTGGAAGACCTGAAACAAGCGGTTCGCCCGGATACGGTCCTAGTGTCCATTATGTACGGCAACAATGAAGTAGGAACGATCCAGCCAATCGAGGAAATCGGCACCTTTCTGCGAGAAAAAGGGATTGTTTTTCATACGGATGCCGTACAGGCTTTTGGTGTACTGCCTGTCCATGCACGAAAGCTGCCTGTAGATATGCTCTCGGTATCCGCCCATAAAATTAATGGGCCAAAAGGAGTCGGCGCTTTGTATTTAGCGCGTAAGGTTCCGTTTTCCCCGATTTTGCACGGCGGCTCACAAGAGCGTAAACGCAGAGCGGGAACGGAAAATCTGGCTGGGATTGTTGGGTTTGCCGAAGCGACAAAGGTCGCTCGCGAGGAAATGGCGGAGCGGGTTGAAAAGTATGAGCAGATGAAAGCAGCGATGATCGCAGTCTGGCAGGAAGCGGGAATTACGTTCTGCCTGAATGGACATCGCGAGCAGACTTTGCCACATATTTTAAATGTGTCATTCCCTGGCGCCCATACAGAAACCATGCTGATGAATCTGGACATCGCCAAGATTGCAGCTGCGAGCGGCTCAGCTTGTACATCCGGATCATTAGAGCTGTCACATGTGCTGAAAGCGATGCACTTGGACGATAAAATTGCTCTTTCAGCTATTCGTTTTAGCTTTGGGATTACGAATACGGTGGAAGAGGCGAAACAGGCTGCTACAGCGGTTGCTGCGATTGTAAAGCGCTTGGTTCGTGAATAG
- a CDS encoding methyl-accepting chemotaxis protein encodes MLARRYSIRYKLVFTILILTMLPLMVVGYIQFENARSALYKLAVSDLQYITEMKARELAAYAQDTTIREGSRQKINEITREVAEQYYKPNGMVGYAYILDASGIAVFHPDPKVESTSLANEEFTQVMLAQKNGWIEYEFGGSTKVAAYKQLPNGWILVIGSYENDLLTTIESSRPMMFLLSLISASLALVTGIFIVNKLVRPLKELVSAMKRAETGDLTTQVTVRSRDELGELSSMYNEMMGVFRSMVNEVQRVAQQVAAASEELTASATESARASEQISMASSEIATGSEQQKQTVTDTVRFLSRIGGDIQLIAASTSQVNVDATDANQLAQVGEGKLKELVQEMDQITDHARRTEQVIRELGSQSEQIIGIITTIRQISNQTNLLALNAAIEAARAGEQGRGFAVVAQEVRKLAEQSGEAAEEIAGLIHTIHTDILAAVSEMGTTAVAIQDGREGVAQAGDSFKQILAAVQDVSQQVHRMNDAAQAIHRDTVQLVSHSEKIAGLAEIAARDTQEVAGASEEQSATSEEMTAASETLAKMAEQLSEQVKRFTI; translated from the coding sequence ATGTTGGCCAGACGATACTCCATTCGCTACAAACTGGTGTTTACGATACTCATCCTAACCATGCTCCCATTAATGGTCGTCGGCTATATCCAATTTGAAAATGCGCGCAGCGCGCTTTACAAGCTGGCTGTATCTGACTTGCAATACATAACGGAAATGAAGGCGCGTGAGCTGGCTGCTTACGCTCAAGATACAACGATTCGTGAGGGAAGCAGACAGAAAATTAACGAAATAACACGCGAGGTGGCCGAACAATATTACAAGCCAAATGGCATGGTTGGCTACGCCTATATCTTGGATGCGAGTGGAATCGCCGTCTTTCATCCAGATCCGAAAGTGGAGAGTACCTCTTTGGCGAATGAGGAATTCACGCAAGTCATGCTCGCTCAAAAAAACGGCTGGATCGAATATGAATTCGGAGGCTCTACCAAAGTGGCGGCGTATAAGCAGTTGCCGAACGGGTGGATTCTTGTCATTGGCAGCTACGAGAATGATTTGCTGACGACGATTGAAAGCAGTCGTCCGATGATGTTTCTCCTCAGTCTCATAAGTGCCAGCCTAGCGCTGGTCACGGGTATTTTTATTGTCAACAAGCTGGTACGACCGTTAAAAGAACTGGTATCAGCAATGAAGCGTGCCGAGACTGGAGATTTGACCACGCAAGTGACTGTTCGTTCCCGGGACGAGCTTGGGGAATTATCATCGATGTACAATGAGATGATGGGGGTATTTCGCAGCATGGTCAACGAGGTGCAGCGAGTAGCCCAACAAGTCGCGGCAGCTTCGGAAGAATTAACTGCGAGTGCGACAGAAAGTGCACGTGCTTCCGAACAGATTTCCATGGCTTCTTCGGAAATCGCGACGGGTTCCGAACAACAAAAACAAACGGTGACGGATACAGTGCGCTTTTTGTCTCGTATCGGTGGAGATATTCAACTTATTGCGGCCTCGACTTCACAAGTCAATGTCGATGCGACAGACGCGAATCAATTGGCACAGGTTGGTGAAGGCAAGCTGAAAGAGCTCGTACAAGAGATGGATCAAATCACGGATCATGCCCGTCGAACAGAGCAGGTTATCCGCGAGCTTGGCTCTCAATCCGAGCAAATCATCGGAATCATCACGACCATTCGTCAAATATCCAACCAAACGAATCTATTGGCTTTGAATGCCGCCATCGAGGCTGCCCGGGCGGGGGAACAGGGACGCGGATTTGCGGTTGTGGCCCAAGAGGTACGCAAGCTGGCTGAGCAATCGGGTGAGGCAGCAGAAGAGATAGCAGGCTTGATTCATACGATCCATACAGATATTCTCGCGGCTGTATCGGAAATGGGAACGACTGCTGTCGCTATCCAGGATGGACGCGAAGGAGTGGCCCAGGCAGGGGACAGCTTTAAGCAAATCTTGGCGGCCGTTCAAGACGTCAGCCAGCAAGTACATCGCATGAACGATGCTGCCCAAGCGATTCATCGCGATACAGTCCAATTGGTGAGTCACTCCGAAAAAATTGCTGGGCTTGCGGAAATAGCGGCAAGAGATACACAGGAAGTGGCAGGAGCGTCCGAAGAACAGTCAGCAACGTCCGAGGAAATGACAGCGGCATCCGAAACGTTGGCGAAAATGGCCGAGCAGTTGTCAGAACAAGTAAAACGATTTACAATTTAA
- a CDS encoding ATP-dependent RecD-like DNA helicase, which translates to MDEQQSISLFAETYIRGFVSQEIFYNDETWYGVIRLKIEETTESTKESEVIIVGNFPRPHPDELYTFYGEWKTHPRFGQQYVAKRYERETPKTLAGVERYLASGLFQGIGKKMAKRIVEQLGVDALSIIADFPERLAEVPGISEQRAKTIYDSVVEHRSLESAMVFLYDFGIGVNMALRIYQTYKLETMTVLKEEPYRLIEDVVGIGFKRADDIARATGIAASSEERVKAAALFGLQEASYSEGHVYLPVEELCEKTLRLLEECGGHVFSGDDIRLAVEALFVSSKIAWEDERVYLPSLFFAELGLAKRLRHFAARDEFGTFPTSEFYRALGAVEDELGITYAQTQRDAIEQAIKAGLMLLTGGPGTGKTTVIRGICRVFSQLHGLSLDLKKYNEENPFPIVLVAPTGRAAKRMTETTGLPAMTIHRLLGYKGESFEHDAEHPIRGRLLIVDEMSMVDIWLANQLFRAVPDDMQIIMVGDPDQLPSVGPGNVLLDMIRSGLLPLVQLTEIYRQAEESTIIRLAHDVRKGNVPADLLHTTPDRRFFTSLPQEVPEAVKQICFGAVKKGYTAKDVQVLAPIYKGNAGVNRLNEELQELFNPKTPQKREVTFGETTFRTGDKVLQLVNNAEEQVFNGDMGEIVAIFFPNENAENQEMLVAAFDNREVVYKRSDYHQLTLAYCCSVHKSQGSEFPIVIMPFVKSYYRMLRRKLVYTGITRSKSFLIMCGEPDAFRAAVESDEEGVRYSYLEERLKQE; encoded by the coding sequence ATGGACGAGCAGCAGTCAATCTCGCTGTTTGCAGAAACCTACATTCGAGGATTTGTTTCTCAAGAAATTTTTTACAATGATGAAACCTGGTACGGAGTTATCCGTCTAAAGATAGAAGAGACTACCGAATCGACCAAAGAATCGGAGGTCATTATTGTCGGTAATTTTCCTCGTCCACATCCAGATGAGCTGTACACCTTTTACGGTGAATGGAAAACACATCCTCGATTTGGGCAGCAGTATGTAGCAAAGCGCTATGAACGTGAAACACCGAAGACATTGGCCGGGGTTGAGCGATACTTAGCCAGTGGCTTATTTCAAGGGATCGGAAAGAAGATGGCCAAACGAATTGTAGAGCAGCTCGGGGTAGATGCGCTGTCCATTATCGCGGACTTCCCGGAGCGATTGGCTGAGGTACCAGGCATTTCTGAACAACGTGCCAAAACGATCTATGATTCTGTAGTCGAGCATCGTTCTTTGGAAAGTGCCATGGTTTTCTTGTACGACTTCGGCATTGGTGTAAACATGGCGCTGCGTATTTATCAGACCTACAAGCTGGAAACGATGACAGTGCTGAAGGAAGAGCCATACCGTTTGATTGAGGATGTCGTAGGAATCGGCTTTAAGCGGGCGGATGACATTGCACGAGCAACTGGTATCGCGGCTTCCTCGGAAGAACGTGTGAAGGCAGCGGCACTCTTTGGGCTGCAAGAGGCTTCGTATTCAGAAGGACACGTTTATTTGCCTGTGGAGGAGCTTTGTGAAAAAACGCTGCGCCTTCTCGAAGAGTGCGGGGGACACGTCTTTTCTGGTGACGATATTCGACTGGCAGTGGAAGCCCTGTTTGTGTCGAGCAAAATTGCCTGGGAAGATGAGCGGGTGTATTTGCCCTCTCTGTTTTTTGCTGAGCTCGGTCTAGCCAAAAGACTGCGTCACTTCGCTGCGCGTGATGAATTCGGTACGTTCCCGACATCGGAATTTTACCGTGCGTTAGGGGCTGTCGAGGATGAACTGGGGATTACGTATGCCCAGACGCAGCGTGATGCCATTGAACAGGCGATCAAAGCAGGTCTGATGCTGTTGACAGGGGGACCTGGTACGGGGAAAACGACAGTGATTCGTGGGATATGTCGTGTCTTTTCCCAGCTTCATGGATTGTCGCTGGACTTGAAAAAATACAACGAAGAAAATCCGTTCCCGATTGTTCTTGTGGCTCCTACTGGACGTGCAGCAAAACGTATGACAGAGACTACGGGTTTACCTGCTATGACCATCCATCGTTTGCTCGGTTACAAAGGGGAGAGCTTCGAGCATGATGCGGAGCACCCAATCCGTGGTCGGCTATTAATTGTGGATGAAATGTCCATGGTCGATATCTGGCTCGCAAATCAATTGTTTCGTGCGGTCCCAGACGACATGCAGATCATCATGGTAGGTGACCCTGACCAGCTGCCTTCTGTAGGACCGGGCAACGTCCTGTTGGATATGATCCGATCTGGATTGCTACCGTTAGTGCAGCTAACAGAAATTTATCGGCAAGCGGAAGAGTCTACCATTATTCGGTTGGCCCATGATGTACGCAAGGGGAATGTACCGGCAGATTTGCTTCACACCACCCCGGATCGGCGATTCTTCACAAGTTTGCCACAAGAAGTTCCGGAAGCAGTGAAACAAATTTGTTTCGGAGCCGTAAAAAAAGGATATACGGCAAAAGATGTTCAGGTATTAGCCCCTATCTATAAAGGTAATGCCGGTGTGAACCGGTTGAATGAAGAATTGCAGGAGCTGTTTAATCCGAAAACGCCGCAAAAGCGTGAAGTTACTTTTGGAGAGACGACTTTCCGTACAGGAGACAAGGTTCTGCAATTGGTAAACAATGCTGAAGAACAGGTGTTTAACGGTGACATGGGTGAGATCGTCGCCATCTTTTTCCCGAATGAAAATGCGGAGAACCAGGAGATGCTGGTCGCTGCTTTTGATAACAGGGAAGTGGTGTACAAGCGTTCGGACTATCATCAGCTGACGCTTGCCTACTGCTGCTCGGTTCATAAGTCTCAAGGCAGCGAATTTCCGATTGTGATCATGCCGTTTGTCAAAAGTTACTACCGTATGCTCAGACGCAAGTTGGTCTATACCGGGATTACCCGGAGCAAATCATTCCTCATCATGTGTGGAGAGCCGGATGCGTTCCGTGCTGCTGTAGAGTCTGATGAGGAGGGGGTACGGTACAGTTACCTGGAGGAACGGCTAAAGCAAGAGTGA